The sequence below is a genomic window from Clostridium putrefaciens.
TGTCCTAAAATAAGGTTCGGATCAGAGCCTACAGTTGAACATACTACTGACCTGTGAAAATAATGAGTAACTCCACCATTGTGAACTCGGCTAAGACATTTATCACAACACTTTTTGGTGCTTTCAAATAATTCTACACCATCTATTGCCACTACCTTTAAACCATCCATAGTACTAGCTCTAAAGACTTTATTTTTTACCGCAGTTTTTATTATTTGATTGTGCATATTATTTAAACCTTCTAAGTCAAAGTCGCTTAATGAGCGCCTAACGGTATCAATACGTGGCACTTTAGTTTTCTTAGGTAGCAACTTTTTAAATTTATTTTTTTCAAGTAAGTGTTCTAATCTATTGAAACTTCTTATTTGAAGTATAAACCCAAATAATACCACAAAGGAGATTGTTGAAACTTTTGCAGAAAATTTTATTCTTTTATCCTTTAAGGTATTGATTTTTTTGCCTATATGATATACCTTATTAATATAGGTGAGCATTTGTTTTAAATAATTTGTGTTCATTTTATCAGCATCCTTTTATTTTAAGTTTCTAGTTAAAACTATTATAAAAAGGATGCTTTTATTATGCAAGTTTTTCCCTTATAAATTCCAGCAAAAATCGGAATTAATAACGATTTTCTTAATTTGATACAAATCATTATAAATCAACGGGCTATCGCCCTAAAAACTTTTCAAGTGCTAAACTTCTGAATGGAAATAGAGATTATAAAAAAAGAGAAAGCTAAATATGAAAGAGCTCTAGAAAGATTAGAAAGCTTATATTTATTTGACGATGAAGCTATAAGCGAAAAAGATTATATTGTTAAAAAGAATAAAATATATGATCAACTTAATGAAATAAATGGAAAATTTGAGGAATTAAGTAGCTATAGCAATGTATCAGAATTAAATTTAATGAAAGAAATTTCTAGCTTTATGCTCTCAAAAGAATTGTTAAATTATGAATATATAAATTATAAAAACTTAGTACTAAATACCGGAAGAGGGATATCAAAAGAATTTGTAACCACAATAATTTAAAAAATAACAATTGTACAACCAAAAGTTTCTATATAATATTTCATTATTTCTTCTACTCCTCATTATACTATTTTCAAAAATATTGTTTTCAATAATACGAAAATATCATTTTACTATATTATATATAACTTCATAGCTTTTTTGAAGTTATATTTTGTATATTGCCTTATATATATTCATAATTTAATAATAAATGGTGTGAAAAAGTTCTTAGTTAATTAAGATTTGTTGAAATAATTGAAAGATTTAAATAAATGGTCCCTAAGAATATAATAAAAGAGGAAAAGTAATTGCCTTGTAGAACTATATAAGTGGACGTAATATATTTTGGAGGTGCTTTTATGAATATTCAATTCTCAGATAGAATGGGCGAAATTAAAGCTTCAGCAATCAGAGAGCTATTAAAACTAACACAACAACCAGAAATAATATCTTTTGCTGGGGGATTACCTGCGCCTGAGTTATTTCCTTTAGAAAATATGGAGAAGATAGCTTCAAAGGTTATAAAAGAGCAAGGTAAGGCTGCACTACAATATAGTACTACTGAAGGATTTAATCCTTTAAGAGAAGTTATAATTGAACAAAGGTTAAAACCAGCTGGTATAAATGCCACTTTAGATAACATTATGGTTTGTAGTGGTTCTCAGCAAGCTTTAGAATTCTCTGCCAAGTTATTTGTTAATGAAGGAGATGTAATCCTTTGCGAAAGCCCTACCTATTTAGGGGCAATAAATGCATTTAGAGCTTATAAGCCTAGATTTGTAGAGATACCTATGGATGATAATGGAATGATTATTGAAGAGCTTGAAAAGGCGTTAAAAGAGAATGAGAACGTTAAATTCATCTATACTATACCTGATTTCCAAAATCCAACAGGTAGAACTATGAGTATAGAAAGAAGAAAGAGACTTGCTAAGATAGGTGCAGAATATAATATACCAGTACTTGAAGATAGTCCTTATGGTGAATTAATATTTGATGGAGAGGTTTATCCTAGCATTAAAAGTTTTGATGAGGACGGATTTGTAATTCAACTTGGAACATATTCAAAAACTTTTTGCCCAGGACTTAGAATTGGTTGGATATGTGCACATGAGGATATAATACAAAAGTATGTAACTATAAAACAAGGAGCAGACCTTCAGTCTAGTACATTAGACCAAAGAATAGTAGCTGCTTATATGGAAGAATATAATTTAGATGAGCATATAAAGACCATAATAGAAGTTTATAGAAGACGTAGAGATGTTATGATTAACACTATGAAAGATACCTTCCCAAAAGAAATAAAGTTTACAAATTCTAAGGGAGGACTATTTACTTGGGTAGAATTAAGAGAAGATCTAGATGCAGCTAAGATACTAGAAGAGGCATTGAAATTACAAGTAGCATTTGTACCAGGAGCATCATTTTTCCCTAATGGAGGAAATAAAAATTACTTTAGATTAAACTATTCAAATATGTCTGAAGAAAGAATTAAAGAAGGTATAGAAAAGCTTGCAGAAGTTCTAAAAAGATATTACAATTAATTCATAGTAATTTATAATAATTTATAGGCCTTTCCTGTAGATTAGATTTATAGGAAAGGCCTCTTTAATTAAATAATTTTCTAATTTAAAGGGAGGTTATTATATGATATTTTCTGAAAGAATTAAGTCAATGCAATTTTCGCCTATCCGAAAGCTTATGCCCTATGCAAATGATGCTGTACTTAAAGGTAAGAAGGTATTTCGTTTAAATATCGGCCAGCCAGATATAGAAACACCAGAATTATTTTTCAAATCTATTGCAAATTTCAAAGAAACGGTACTAAAATATACTAACTCTCAAGGAATGGACATATTAATTGATAGTTTTATTAAGTATTATAAAGAGTGGGATATAAACTTTGAAAAAGATGAAATACTAATAACTAATGGTGGCAGCGAGGCTCTATTATTTGCTATGATGGCAATATGTGATATTGATGATGAAATTATAATCCCAGAGCCATTTTATACTAATTATAATGGATTTAGTGAAGCTGCAGGAGTTAAAGTAGTACCTTTTTTAACTAAAGCAGAAGATGGATTTCATCTACCTAAAAAAGAGGAAATACTAAAGAAAATAACACCTAAAACTAAAGCTATATTAATATCAAATCCAGGTAATCCTACAGGGGTTGTTTATACCTATTATGAGATAAGAATGTTATCTGATATAGCTAAGGAGAGGGATATATACTTAATTGCTGATGAGGTTTATAGAGAATTTATATATGATAATCTTAAATACACTTCTGCACTATATATGACTGATATTTTAGATAGGGTTATCTTAATAGATAGTATCTCTAAAAGATATAGTGCTTGTGGTGCTAGAATTGGGTTAGTAGCGTCTAAAAATAAGGAGCTTATAAATCAGATCCTTAAATTATGTCAATCAAGGCTTTGTGTTCCAACCTTAGAGCAGGTCGGTGCAGCTAGTTTGATTAATACTCCTAAAGAGTACTTTTCAAGAGTTACAAAAGAGTATGAAAATAGAAGAAATATACTATATGATAATCTAAGTGTTATACCAGGTGTGATTTGTGAGAAACCAACAGGAGCTTTTTATGTAATTGTAAAACTTCCTATTGAAGATGCTGAACATTTTTCTAAATGGATGCTAACAGATTTCGAATATGATAATAAAACAGTAATGGTAGCTCCAGCAGAAGGCTTCTATGCAACGCCTTCACTTGGCAAAAATGAAATTAGAATATCTTATTGTATAAATTCTAATGAGCTAAAAGAAGCCATGATGATATTATCTAAAGGATTAGAAAAATATAAAAGTATTTTTTAATAAAAAGGAGGGTGTACACCCTCCTTTTTATTATCACTATAGTTTGACCAACTACTTTCGAAAAAGATAGTTAGTCAAAAAGTAACTTTGAAATGTTTTATTTTTCGTTAAAAACATTTCCATCTTTATCTTTTATTCCAGTTTCAAAAACAACTTCAAATTCTAAATCTAATCCATCATATAATTAAATCCCCAGGTTGAAATCTCTTCTTTAAATGTAAAACCAATGCTTTTATACAAACCTAGAGCTTTTAGATTGTCTTCTAAAACCTTTATACATACTCTTTCATAACCATTCTCTAAAGCTATGTTTAATAATCTTTTCAAAAGAATCTTACTATAACCTTTACCTCTAAAGCTTGGTATAAGACCAAAGTTCACTATTGTTATCTCATCATTGTCTAAAATTAGTTGACCATAACCTATATATTCATTTTGATACTTTAAAAATACACTGCAAGATTTCAGATAATAATCTTGATCTTCATCAAATATTATATCTTCAACTATAAGAGGTATTCTATCTTTATTTTCGAATATACTATTTTGAATAAAGCATCTTAAAGATTCTTGACTCCCCTCTTTAAGTATTTCAAAATTTAAGTCTTTTGAAATACTTAGTTTAAAAGGACTATCTAAGTTCATTTGTAGATTTTGATTTGCTTCAAATTTAATAAACCCTAAATCCTTCAGTACCTCATAGTTGTGATGATTTTTTTTACATTCATATAATAAACTATAATCCTTCTTTAATTTACTTATATAATTATTAATAGAAACAATATTAGAAGATTTATCAATCCACATATCATTTATAACATAATCTTGCCTTTCATACTGGCTATACCACATATAACCGATATAACCTGTATCATCTTTGAGTAATAAAGTAGAGGATTTCATCTGAATCTTTTGAAATGCATTATAGTTATTGTAATTAAGATAAAAGTCCTTATTTAATTCATTAAATTCTGAAGATCTTTTTAACATGTTTTTAAATATATCATAATTCTTTCCTGAAAGTTTAACAGAGTTATACATAATTACCTCGTCATCATTCTTAATTATTTAACAAAATTAGTATAATACATGGGTTAATTTAAGTCAATAAATTATGATATAGCTATATAGAGTCTATATACTCTAGGTAGTCATTTATAAATAGTTCTTGAATGTCTATATACTGTATTATTTTATCTAACTTTTTCATATATTTTATTTCACTATAGTTTTTATGCTTTACATACCTTTTTTTGCCAAGCTTCCAAAACTTGTGAGGGAATATAATTAGGGCTAGCATTATTTCTAATTCCTCTCTCGTAAGCGGCCTTTCTTCTACATAAGATTCTATTATAGATTTTGCTTTATTAAAGTCCCATTTAAAATCACTTTTATGCATAATTCTTCTTATGTACTTTCCTAAATCATTAACTTCTAAATCTATTATGATACTATCTAGATCTATAATATAATAGCTATCCTCAGTTTTTAATATATTTTGATAATAAAAACTATCATGACATAAGGTCTTGTTGTTTTCAGCTTTTTTTGATATAGAATAGTACTCGGAATTTTGAAGTATGTTTAATGAAAGCATACCCCTTTGGTATAAGATGTCTATATATTTAATATAAGTTTTATCGAATTCATTTATAAGTCGTTTACGTTCTATTATTCTTTTGTAATATTCAAGGTCATAAAGGTTTCCTAAAAATACTTTTGGCCAGTTTTTTAAGTTGTTTTTTATTTTAAGATTAGATATATCTATTTTTTCTACTGCATTATGAAATTCTGCTAGTAGTAAAGCACATTCAGCGGCTTCTATAGTATTATTTATACTACACTCTTTACCATCTATCCATTCCGTTAAATAGAGGATGTACTTACTATACTTAACATAGTTATAACCCTCTTTAGTTTTGATATAATTTGCTACTTTTTCAAAGCCTATTTTATTTAGCTCTTCCACTAATATAAATCCATTTTTAACTTTATACCTACCACTTTTCATACGTTTTAAACAATAAGTACCTTCTTCACATATAACTTTATAGGCACTTCTAACCTTTTGCACCTCTATAATATTGAATCCATATTGATTCATAGATTGTTCTATCATTTTCTTTTCTTTAGGCCATATCTTAACATTACTATTAGAAGAGTCTTCTAACAATTATCTCACCCCATAAGAATATTATAATCTATATAAATATACTTATATATTAATATTTTATGACATAAATAGTGAAACCTCATTAAGAATTATAGTAATTCATCTTAATGAGGTTTTATCATTTTAAATTAAGAATGTTTTTCTTCACTGATTTTATTTAGTACCTCATCTATAACAAAGTTCGGTGTAGAGGCACCTGCTGTAATTCCTATAACAGTAGACTCAGGCACCTTAAAAAAGTCAAAAGGTAATTCTTTTGCTGTTTCTATGTGTATGGTATCTTTGCAGTTTGATTTGCATATTTCATATAGCTTATTTGTATTAGAACTATTCTTACCACCTATAACTATCATCTTATCAGATTCTTTTGAAATATTAAAGGCGTCTTTTTGCCTAGTTTCTGTAGCTGAGCATATAGTATTAAATGCTAAGAATTCTTTACATTCTTTAGCAACTACATATATAACCTTTTCAAAGTTTTCTTGCTTTTCTGTAGTTTGCGCCACAATACATACCTTTTTAGGTAAGGAGATAGTTACATCACCATTTTTAAATACAAGTGCACTATTATCACACCAGCCATTAATACCTTTGATTTCTGGATGATTTGGATCTCCAACTATTATTATAGAGTAACCTAGTTCATAATATTTATTAACTTTTTTTTGTATATGAGATACAAATGGACATGTTAAATCTACTATATTAAGTTCCTTTTCTTTTAACTTCATATATACATCTTTAGATATACCGTGAGATCTTATAATTATAGTATCGTCCTTTTCTAATGAAGACAGGCTATCTACATCTACAGGGGCTATTTTATGGTCTCTAAGGTGACTTATAACACTTTCATTATGAATTAGAGGTCCTAATGTATATATGGGCTTATTTAAGGTCTTTTGAGTAATTAAGGCTTTTTCCACAGCTCTTTTTACTCCAAAGCAAAATCCTGAGTTTTCCGATATTATTATTTTAGCACCCATTATTATCTCCCTTTAAATCTTTATATATTGAGAAATCTTATTTACAACACCGTCTATGTTAAGACCTGTAGTATCTATCTCTATAGCATCTTCTGCCTTTTTTAGAGGATCAAGATCTCTAGTAGTGTCTAAATGGTCTCTTTTTAATATATCTTTTAATATATCTTCATATTCCACACTTAAACCTTTATTAGTTAATTCTATATATCTCCTTTTAGCTCTTTCAGAAGGAGAGGCTGTAAGAAAGAATTTAAATGGTGAACTTTTAAGAACCACTGTACCTATGTCCCTACCATCCATGATTACATCATATTGTTTTGACATATCCTGTTGCAATTTAACTAACCTTTGTCGAACCTCAGGTAAGGCTGCAAATTCAGATACATTTTTACTTATATTGGGATGTGTTATTTCATCTTCTATATCTTTACCATTTAATATTAATCTATCATTTTTAAAGTTCATATCCATAGTATCTATTAAGTTACATAATGCTTCAGTATCTTTTGAACTAATATTATTTATAAGAGCAGTTAATGTAACAGCCCTATACATAGCCCCTGTATTTATATACATAAGATCAAACTTTTTTGCAATTAATTTAGCAATGGTACTTTTACCTGCACCTGCAGGACCGTCTATAGCTACTGATAATCTCAAAATAATTCCCCTTTTCTATTATATTAATAATTGCTATTTATATTTTTAAAACACTTAAAATTTAAACTTGCTAAACCCTATTTAAATCTGTTCTAAGGTTTGTAGCTCCTTTTAAATATATAGGATAGATATCTTTAGCATCATCTTTAGGATTATCGTATAATACAAGTACCCTTATACATAGCGGTAGGTACTTTTCTTTTTCTACTTCCATCTCATTAAAGTGCATAATTGCAGTATTAGTTAAGCCTAGAACTTCCCGAAGATACTTTCCTGGGTAATCCTTAGTTATGTCTTTTGTGCAGGAAAATACAATAGATATAATTTTATCTATTGTAAGATTATTTTTTTTTATCATAGTATCTATAAGTTCTATAGTTGATGCTTTTATATATTCTTTTTCATTATCTTCAATTGTAGTAGCACCTCTAATTGCTAGCATTAAGCCTCACCTACTCTGCTTCCTGCAAGGTATCCTGTTGATAATGCTATTTGAACATTATAACCTCCTGTAAAGGCATCTACATCTATTACTTCCCCCGCAAAATATAAATTGTCTATAATCTTAGATTTCATTGTAGAGGAATCTATTTCCTTAGTATCAATACCACCTGCTGTAACAATAGCTTCATCTATTGATCTTAATCCCTTTACATTAACTTCTATGTTCTTTAATAAGTTAACTAGCGTTTTTCTCTCATCTCTTGTAATTGTGTTTACCTTTTTTTCGGGAGAAATCCCACTAAGCATTATTATAACATCTATAAGTTTACTTGGTAATAGATCTATTAAAGCATTTTTAAAATCTTTATTTATATATTTTATAAAATCCTTTTGGATTCTATTATCTAAGGTATTAACATCTAAGGATGGTTTTAAGTCTATTCTAATCTTACAGGGCTCTTTATTATCTACGTATCTACTAGAGGTTAAAACTATAGGTCCTGATATACCGTAATGTGTAAATATCATCTCTCCAAATTCTTTAAAGATTGTCTTGTTATTTTTCATTACACTTAGTTCAACATTTTTAAGTGAAAGTCCTTGAAGATCTTTTATCCATTCCTCTTTAAGAGCTATAGGAACTAAAGAAGGCTTTGCTTTAATTATATTATGTCCTAGTTTTTTTGAAAGCTTATATCCATCACCCGAAGATCCTGTTTGCGGGTAGGATACTCCTCCTGTACATAATATAAAATTATCAGCTTTTATTTCTTCTCCACTTTGTAGAATTACTGAAGTAATTAAGTTATCGGTACATAAAAAATCTTTAACTTTTGAATTCAAAATTATTTTAATCTTCTTTTCTGTTAATTCTTTGCTAAAAGCAGCAATTATATCAGAAGATTTATCAGACACTGGAAATACCCTATCTCCTCTTTCAACTTTAAGAGGTACACCTAATGATTCTAAATAATTCATTACATCTAAATTATTAAATGTATAAAGGGAACTATATAAGAATTCTGGATTTCCAGGGATGTAATCAAAAAAGTCACTTATGTCCTTAGCGTTTGTAACATTACATCTTCCTTTACCTGTGATATATAATTTTTTCCCTATCTTTTCATTGGCTTCTATCAAATAAACTATATTATTTTCTGAAGCTTTTAATGCGGCCATTAACCCTGCAGGGCCTGCGCCTATTACTACAACCTTTTTCATATGTTCAACTCCTAGTTCATAACTATATTTAACTAGCTTAATGATAGACTTTGATAAAATATTTGTCAATTTATAAATTATATACGTTTGAGTCAAGTAAAAGTGGGCAACTATTTTATTTAATTTATTATCCATTATTTTACATGGGGTATTTATAATTTATCCTAACCATTTT
It includes:
- a CDS encoding CotS family spore coat protein; the encoded protein is MLEDSSNSNVKIWPKEKKMIEQSMNQYGFNIIEVQKVRSAYKVICEEGTYCLKRMKSGRYKVKNGFILVEELNKIGFEKVANYIKTKEGYNYVKYSKYILYLTEWIDGKECSINNTIEAAECALLLAEFHNAVEKIDISNLKIKNNLKNWPKVFLGNLYDLEYYKRIIERKRLINEFDKTYIKYIDILYQRGMLSLNILQNSEYYSISKKAENNKTLCHDSFYYQNILKTEDSYYIIDLDSIIIDLEVNDLGKYIRRIMHKSDFKWDFNKAKSIIESYVEERPLTREELEIMLALIIFPHKFWKLGKKRYVKHKNYSEIKYMKKLDKIIQYIDIQELFINDYLEYIDSI
- a CDS encoding PLP-dependent aminotransferase family protein; this encodes MNIQFSDRMGEIKASAIRELLKLTQQPEIISFAGGLPAPELFPLENMEKIASKVIKEQGKAALQYSTTEGFNPLREVIIEQRLKPAGINATLDNIMVCSGSQQALEFSAKLFVNEGDVILCESPTYLGAINAFRAYKPRFVEIPMDDNGMIIEELEKALKENENVKFIYTIPDFQNPTGRTMSIERRKRLAKIGAEYNIPVLEDSPYGELIFDGEVYPSIKSFDEDGFVIQLGTYSKTFCPGLRIGWICAHEDIIQKYVTIKQGADLQSSTLDQRIVAAYMEEYNLDEHIKTIIEVYRRRRDVMINTMKDTFPKEIKFTNSKGGLFTWVELREDLDAAKILEEALKLQVAFVPGASFFPNGGNKNYFRLNYSNMSEERIKEGIEKLAEVLKRYYN
- a CDS encoding NAD(P)/FAD-dependent oxidoreductase: MKKVVVIGAGPAGLMAALKASENNIVYLIEANEKIGKKLYITGKGRCNVTNAKDISDFFDYIPGNPEFLYSSLYTFNNLDVMNYLESLGVPLKVERGDRVFPVSDKSSDIIAAFSKELTEKKIKIILNSKVKDFLCTDNLITSVILQSGEEIKADNFILCTGGVSYPQTGSSGDGYKLSKKLGHNIIKAKPSLVPIALKEEWIKDLQGLSLKNVELSVMKNNKTIFKEFGEMIFTHYGISGPIVLTSSRYVDNKEPCKIRIDLKPSLDVNTLDNRIQKDFIKYINKDFKNALIDLLPSKLIDVIIMLSGISPEKKVNTITRDERKTLVNLLKNIEVNVKGLRSIDEAIVTAGGIDTKEIDSSTMKSKIIDNLYFAGEVIDVDAFTGGYNVQIALSTGYLAGSRVGEA
- a CDS encoding GNAT family N-acetyltransferase yields the protein MYNSVKLSGKNYDIFKNMLKRSSEFNELNKDFYLNYNNYNAFQKIQMKSSTLLLKDDTGYIGYMWYSQYERQDYVINDMWIDKSSNIVSINNYISKLKKDYSLLYECKKNHHNYEVLKDLGFIKFEANQNLQMNLDSPFKLSISKDLNFEILKEGSQESLRCFIQNSIFENKDRIPLIVEDIIFDEDQDYYLKSCSVFLKYQNEYIGYGQLILDNDEITIVNFGLIPSFRGKGYSKILLKRLLNIALENGYERVCIKVLEDNLKALGLYKSIGFTFKEEISTWGFNYMMD
- the ispH gene encoding 4-hydroxy-3-methylbut-2-enyl diphosphate reductase; protein product: MGAKIIISENSGFCFGVKRAVEKALITQKTLNKPIYTLGPLIHNESVISHLRDHKIAPVDVDSLSSLEKDDTIIIRSHGISKDVYMKLKEKELNIVDLTCPFVSHIQKKVNKYYELGYSIIIVGDPNHPEIKGINGWCDNSALVFKNGDVTISLPKKVCIVAQTTEKQENFEKVIYVVAKECKEFLAFNTICSATETRQKDAFNISKESDKMIVIGGKNSSNTNKLYEICKSNCKDTIHIETAKELPFDFFKVPESTVIGITAGASTPNFVIDEVLNKISEEKHS
- the aroH gene encoding chorismate mutase, whose protein sequence is MLAIRGATTIEDNEKEYIKASTIELIDTMIKKNNLTIDKIISIVFSCTKDITKDYPGKYLREVLGLTNTAIMHFNEMEVEKEKYLPLCIRVLVLYDNPKDDAKDIYPIYLKGATNLRTDLNRV
- a CDS encoding pyridoxal phosphate-dependent aminotransferase, which translates into the protein MIFSERIKSMQFSPIRKLMPYANDAVLKGKKVFRLNIGQPDIETPELFFKSIANFKETVLKYTNSQGMDILIDSFIKYYKEWDINFEKDEILITNGGSEALLFAMMAICDIDDEIIIPEPFYTNYNGFSEAAGVKVVPFLTKAEDGFHLPKKEEILKKITPKTKAILISNPGNPTGVVYTYYEIRMLSDIAKERDIYLIADEVYREFIYDNLKYTSALYMTDILDRVILIDSISKRYSACGARIGLVASKNKELINQILKLCQSRLCVPTLEQVGAASLINTPKEYFSRVTKEYENRRNILYDNLSVIPGVICEKPTGAFYVIVKLPIEDAEHFSKWMLTDFEYDNKTVMVAPAEGFYATPSLGKNEIRISYCINSNELKEAMMILSKGLEKYKSIF
- the cmk gene encoding (d)CMP kinase, which gives rise to MRLSVAIDGPAGAGKSTIAKLIAKKFDLMYINTGAMYRAVTLTALINNISSKDTEALCNLIDTMDMNFKNDRLILNGKDIEDEITHPNISKNVSEFAALPEVRQRLVKLQQDMSKQYDVIMDGRDIGTVVLKSSPFKFFLTASPSERAKRRYIELTNKGLSVEYEDILKDILKRDHLDTTRDLDPLKKAEDAIEIDTTGLNIDGVVNKISQYIKI